One Panicum virgatum strain AP13 chromosome 9K, P.virgatum_v5, whole genome shotgun sequence genomic region harbors:
- the LOC120649897 gene encoding pentatricopeptide repeat-containing protein At3g49730-like isoform X1: MVHRQTATRRATMPMRRLLSVPFRRGLSSAATTDLSLASSAEHAYRLLRRHHSDPRRLAAALSASGLDPSSPHLLDAVLRRCGAASSLALHFFHWCSPSLPSPLPSSLVLLSKSFSRASSPPSPSLLAPLPSQLLGPSLLCPVLRRLPQPRLLPFALSLLSARPDHDHPALFLSLLESLSKAGHVATAEQLVEEFQPRIPLSLRHYTALLYGWCRQGKLDEAKHVLARMKAADVALDVVAFNTLLAGFVADGRFEDAFELAREMERRGCPPNAVSYTTLMQGLGARGRVDEAMRVFVEMRRKGCAPDAVTYGTLVSAFCKTGKISQGYEFLDAMSREGLRVDAAVYHGFFTTHEKKEQLEECLELMERMRECRCPPDLKIYNVVIRLACKLGETKQAIALWNEMENGGLSPGVDTFAIMVSGLVGQGALIEACSYFKDMVGRGLFVAPQYGVLKDLLNVLVRDEKLELAKDVWECIVSKGCELNVSAWTIWIHALYAKKHVKEACLYCIDMLEAGLMPQPETFAKLMKGLKKLYNRQIAAEITEKVRKMAEERHVSFKMYKRRGVRDLEEKPKAKRRREKKKSRRRQSGRGQSSRNAELLDASDEEEFSG; encoded by the coding sequence ATGGTCCACCGCCAGACCGCCACAAGGAGAGCCACCATGCCGATGCGGCGCCTCCTCTCCGTTCCCTTTCGCCGCGGtctctcctccgccgccaccaccgatcTCAGCCTGGCCTCCTCCGCGGAACACGCgtaccgcctcctccgccgccaccactccGACCCGCGGAGGCTCGCAGCCGCGCTGTCCGCCTCGGGCCTCGACCCCTCCTCGCCACACCTCCTCGACGCCGTCCTCCGCCGCTGCGGCGCCGCCTCTTCCCTCGCTCTGCACTTCTTCCACTGGTGCTCCCCGTCGCTGCCCTCGCCACTCCCGTCCTCCCTAGTGCTCCTCTCCAAGTCCTTCTcccgcgcctcctccccgccgtccccgtcccTCCTCGCGCCGCTCCCCTCCCAGCTCCTcggcccctccctcctctgccccgtcctccgccgcctcccgcaaCCGCGCCTCCTGCCGTTCGCGCTCTCGCTACTTTCCGCCCGCCCAGACCACGATCACCCcgccctcttcctctcccttctcGAGTCCCTCTCCAAGGCAGGCCACGTCGCCACCGCCGAGCAGCTTGTCGAGGAGTTCCAGCCCCGGATTCCGCTTTCACTCCGCCACTACACGGCTCTGCTTTACGGTTGGTGCCGCCAGGGCAAGCTCGACGAGGCCAAGCACGTGCTGGCTCGCATGAAGGCTGCGGATGTCGCCCTCGACGTCGTCGCCTTCAACACCCTGCTCGCCGGCTTCGTAGCAGACGGGAGGTTCGAGGACGCGTTCGAGCTGGCGCGGGAGATGGAGCGGCGTGGCTGCCCGCCGAACGCGGTGTCGTACACCACCCTGATGCAGGGGCTGGGCGCGAGGGGGAGGGTCGATGAGGCGATGAGGGTGTTTGTGGAAATGCGAAGGAAGGGATGCGCGCCGGATGCTGTCACATACGGCACACTGGTTAGCGCGTTTTGCAAGACTGGCAAGATATCCCAGGGGTACGAGTTCTTGGACGCCATGTCAAGGGAAGGCCTGCGGGTGGATGCTGCCGTGTACCATGGGTTCTTTACAACGCATGAGAAGAAGGAACAACTCGAGGAGTGCTTGGAACTGATGGAGAGGATGAGGGAGTGCCGGTGTCCACCAGACCTCAAGATATACAATGTGGTGATTCGGTTGGCCTGCAAGCTTGGGGAGACCAAGCAGGCCATAGCATTGTGGAATGAGATGGAAAATGGTGGTCTCAGTCCTGGGGTCGATACATTTGCTATCATGGTCAGTGGGCTTGTTGGGCAGGGGGCACTGATTGAAGCGTGTAGTTATTTTAAGGACATGGTTGGGCGGGGGCTCTTCGTCGCACCACAATATGGAGTGCTGAAGGACCTCCTCAATGTGCTGGTCAGAGATGAGAAACTTGAGCTTGCAAAGGATGTTTGGGAATGTATTGTTAGCAAAGGCTGTGAGCTCAATGTGAGTGCATGGACAATCTGGATCCATGCATTGTACGCTAAGAAACATGTCAAGGAGGCCTGCTTGTATTGCATAGACATGCTCGAGGCAGGCCTGATGCCACAGCCTGAAACATTCGCGAAGCTGATGAAGGGATTGAAAAAGCTCTACAACCGTCAGATTGCAGCTGAAATCACTGAGAAGGTGAGGAAGATGGCTGAGGAAAGACATGTTAGCTTTAAGATGTATAAGAGACGTGGGGTGAGGGATCTTGAAGAGAAACCTAAAGCAAAGAgaaggagagaaaagaaaaagagtcgCCGTAGGCAGTCTGGTCGTGGTCAGTCTAGTAGGAATGCTGAGCTTTTGGATGCTTCCGATGAAGAGGAATTTTCTGGCTAA